TGCCGTTACAGGTATCGCCGGTCCCGAGGGAGGCTCAGCGGAAAAGCCCGTCGGCACGGTTTTCATGGCACTTGCCGGCCAAGAGCAATGCCGGGTCAGGCTTTTTAATTTTCATGGTGACCGGGAGCAGGTTCGCCTGGTCACTTCGTTTGCCGCCCTTAACTGGCTGCGAAGGGAGCTGCTCGCCCGGCCATAACAAGCAACAACATGCAGCACGATGACAGGTGGATCATGACGTCTGCCAGAAAAAAAACCGCTGTTAAAATCCTCATCCTCTCCATCGGACTGATGCTCTCGGGGCTCATTGCCGAGGCACTCCTTCCCGCCGCCGTTTTTTCACCCCTTCTTCACCTGGCTGTTGTCGTTCTGCTGGCGGTTTCGCTCGTCATCCTCAAGGTAGCTGGGGGGACAACGAGAACCCACAGGGAAAGTGAATACTCCCATGAACTGCAGGAAATGCAGCGGGAGGTGGACAAGACCATCCGTCGCTACAAAAGTCTTCTTGAAGGGGCCGGCAATGCCATCTTTGTCTTCAATGCAGACAGCGGCATTCTGGAAGAGGTTAACCGAAAAGGGTGTGAACTCCTCGGCTTCAGCAAGGAGGAAATGGCCGCCATGCGCGGCAAGGATCTGGTGCTTGAGGATGAGCAAGGAAAATTCACCTTGATGGTCTACCGGGTGAAGCGCCGTGGCCGGGCCCATTCCGACGGCATTACCTTCAAAAAGAGCGACGGCTCTTCCTTCCTTGGCGAGATAGATGCCCGGCTGATCGATCTGGGAGATGAAAATTTGGTTCATGTCATCGTACGCGATGTTACCTACAGGCATCGGGCAAAGCTGGAGATCCAACAACGGAACAGAGAATTATCAATTCTCAATAATATTCTGGCCGGTACCCAGACTTCCGACCTGCAGACGGTACTTGAAACAACCATCAAGGAGACTCTGGAAATATTCTCTGCCGAGGGGGGCACCATCCACCTTCTGGAAGACGACGGGAAGAGCCAGGTGTTGGCTGCTTCAATCAACATCTCTCCGGAACTTAATGCGAAATTGGCCCATAATAAATTGCAATGCGCATCGGACTGCCGCCTGTCGTCAGTTCAGCGTTGCCATGTGCTGAACTCTCTGGAGGAATTTCCATGCCACATCGCCATGGCCGCAGCGGAGGAAGGTTGGCAGTGCATCACGGCGGCGCCCCTGGTGGCGAAAACGGACCTGATCGGCATCATGCATATCCTGACCCGCGCGGAGCAGCATTATACCACAGAGGAATTGCGATTTCTGAGCACCATGGGAAGCCAGATCGGCATAGTTATAGAGCAGTCCCGGCTTTTCAGCGAACTGAACTGGAAGAACGAGGAACTGCTCCGCTCCCATCGCCTGCTGGAAAAAAGCAGCAACAAACTGGCCGTTTCCCAGAATCGGTTGAGGAAGAATCTGACCCTTGTGGAACGGGCCAACGCGGAGCTGGAAAGATTCGACCGGATGAAAAGCCACTTTATCGGCATGATTTCCCATGAATTCAAAACTCCTCTTACCAGTGTCCTCGGTGGTGCCGAGTATCTCCTCAACCTGGACAACCGGGATCTGTCGGTGGAACAAAGGCGCATGCTGGAGATGATATACAATGGGGGCCATCGACTGAACGAAATAGTCAGCGATCTCCTGACCGTTATAAAACTGGAAACCAGCGCTTCACCGGTAAAAAAAGTATCGTTGCAGCTGTCAGAGATTATCGAAACCCTGCAGGAACAATTCAAGCCACTTCTCAATGAAAGGAAGCAGACCTTGAGTTTCCGTAACAAGGAAGCCCTTCCTTATTTTAATGGTGATCGTGAGTATCTGGAGGAGGTTTTCAACGAACTGCTGGAGAATGCCATGAAATTTACCCCGGATGGCGGTGAAATCATCATCAAGGGACGAGTTGTCGACCGACAGGCTTTGGCAGAAAAGGCGGAACTGCTGATTCGCTTCAATCCCGGTTTTTACGAGCACCAGAGCGGCTCATGCTATCTTGAGGTGCAGGTGCAGGATTCGGGCATCGGTATTAGGGTTGACGAGCAGCTGAAAATTTTCGACAAGTTCTATGAGGTGGGGGACATCAGGCACCATTCCAGCGGCAAACACAAGTTCCAAGGCAAGGGGACCGGTTTGGGACTGG
This region of Geotalea daltonii FRC-32 genomic DNA includes:
- a CDS encoding PAS domain-containing sensor histidine kinase, which produces MTSARKKTAVKILILSIGLMLSGLIAEALLPAAVFSPLLHLAVVVLLAVSLVILKVAGGTTRTHRESEYSHELQEMQREVDKTIRRYKSLLEGAGNAIFVFNADSGILEEVNRKGCELLGFSKEEMAAMRGKDLVLEDEQGKFTLMVYRVKRRGRAHSDGITFKKSDGSSFLGEIDARLIDLGDENLVHVIVRDVTYRHRAKLEIQQRNRELSILNNILAGTQTSDLQTVLETTIKETLEIFSAEGGTIHLLEDDGKSQVLAASINISPELNAKLAHNKLQCASDCRLSSVQRCHVLNSLEEFPCHIAMAAAEEGWQCITAAPLVAKTDLIGIMHILTRAEQHYTTEELRFLSTMGSQIGIVIEQSRLFSELNWKNEELLRSHRLLEKSSNKLAVSQNRLRKNLTLVERANAELERFDRMKSHFIGMISHEFKTPLTSVLGGAEYLLNLDNRDLSVEQRRMLEMIYNGGHRLNEIVSDLLTVIKLETSASPVKKVSLQLSEIIETLQEQFKPLLNERKQTLSFRNKEALPYFNGDREYLEEVFNELLENAMKFTPDGGEIIIKGRVVDRQALAEKAELLIRFNPGFYEHQSGSCYLEVQVQDSGIGIRVDEQLKIFDKFYEVGDIRHHSSGKHKFQGKGTGLGLAIVKGMVEAHGGMVWVESSAGSGSSFFLLLPLEEIPGQPTLPFVQQEALPFLTGL